DNA from Elgaria multicarinata webbii isolate HBS135686 ecotype San Diego chromosome 8, rElgMul1.1.pri, whole genome shotgun sequence:
TCATTTGTCCATTTCCTCTGCATCCTCCTTGGCCATGCATTTCACTTTTAAGGGATGCAAACTGCAGCCCTTGAGATCTGGAGTCGGAGTGAGCACCTGTTTTCAATGCTGTGAATGCTAGGCTTTGAGATTTTCTGTCATCACCAGCCAGTGCTTTAAATAAGCGTTTCACCATTGCTTCCAGAATCTCAGTTGACTTctgggttcctgcattgaaaaGGTTCTTCTTCACTGTGTTAACAAAGTCGGAGTCTGTCATGAGCACTCCTGTGACATTGTGCAGATTTTTCATGGTGGAGTCAATTAAGTCAGAGATGACATCTCTGGTATGTTTCAGGAGTACCTTCTTTAATACCACGCAAGCTGGTGGAGGATGCTTTCCCTTCTGGACTTTCATTGTCTTCATGAATGAGAACATCATATCTGAAGCGACCTGGTTTGCATACACCATCAGTCCTTTGCTTACAGAACCATCATCCTGTCCTGACTGTTTCCTTTCTAACATTTGTCTGTCGGATCCCTGCCTGTAGCCATTCTGATTAGCCTGATTGGACATCTCTCCATAAAAGAGTGAAGCTTTTCTTGGGTCATCGTGAGATGACTTGGGAGATAGCTTGCCATAGTCATCACCAATCTTGCTGTTAGATCCACGGGGATTAATTGACTGCCGAATGCACCTACCACTGTTTTCAAATTTATCCTTCATTTCTTTATGTGCCATTTGAACCACTAAGGAACAGAGCTTGTTGACATAATAGGAAAGATCATCTCCTCTCTGGCTACCAGAGCCCCTGAAAGATGTGTCACTGCTTTGGGACATCCTGTCAAGTGCAGGCGATTCGTGTGCTGATTTACGAGGGCCTGAGGGGGTTAGTGCATGCTGGAATCCAACTGCGTATTTATGAAGGTCGTTGCTGAGCCAGCTCACAACGTTGACTTCTTCAGAGGAACCTTGCTTGAAAAGGCAGACTGCTCCCTCAGTATTGGTTTGATTATCTTGTTCGTTGTCCTTTATTACAATGACTTCCTTTTCATCAAGATTACGTAAGTCAACGGAAGGGTTAGGTGGAACGGGTCTCCTGCGTTTATCGTTGTCCTTTGTGTTTAGGCTGGAGACATCAACAAAACAGATTACTTTACGATCTTGATCGCTCTGTCCGTTGGGGCTGTATAGGTCTACTTTGCAAAGGCCTGCCTGACTCTGTAGCCAGTTAATCTCCTTAGCCATATGTGTCCTCAAGCAGAATTGTAGCCTGGGTCGAGGAGcgttcttctttctgtttttgcTGACCCTGCCCCACTCAAGATGTTGCCTCCTCTCTCAGCTTTCCATGCTCTTGTACTGGCTGGTGGCATTTTCATTTGTGTGCACACATGGTTTCTATGACAACAATGACATCATAAAGCATGAATATCATCCACCAACCAGTGATGCCTTAGCTATGCTTAACATAAGATTACTTTGCATTTTTCATATCTTAACTTGCACAAAAAGTATACTCAAAGGATTAGAGTGGTCTTTTTGAGGATTCAGATTGAAAAATATGGGTGTATGTATTGTTTTGCTTCCTAAATAATTCCCCTTTTCAGAACACAGTCAAGGAAGCAAGCAACACCACTGATCGAACTTATGCTTTAATTTTTTAcagattaatttattttattgtatttgcacTAAGCTCACCATACCACAAATTTGAGTGTTTATGAGAATTGGGGGCTTCAAAATAATCCCTTTGTCTTGTAGTGACTTCACAAAGAAGAAATCCTCCTGTCAGTAATTCCTTCTCATTGTTAATTTTTTTCATGCTTTCTCCTGATTCTGGTTTCTACTGCTTCCTTCATTCTTCCTATTCCCTTTGTGTCATATTTACTTGCACTTTTATATCTAACTCCCTTTTTATCgtcccattgttttctaaagCTGTTACATACCTTAGGGCAcaagctatgcatgtttacacagaaaaaagtcctacaattcctaacattctccagccagcttggACCAGGTTCACGTCAGAAACCTAATATTTTTTGCGTAAAGGTACAAACAATGagaattaataaaagaaaaagccACCAACTAGGGGCAATATCCAATGAGGCCCTTCCTACTGAATGGAATTGCCTAGGACAcagtgccctgttggatactaccccataTCTCTCACCTCTTTTCATGTATATGTTTTgttgacattttcttttcttaccgCACAACAAAAAATCATGCAGCTAACAGTTTTTTAAAGGAAGCATAGAACATTATGTAAAACAGTGAATTAAAACATCCAAGAACATACATGATTTATCACAGCCTTATTATAATAGCTTAATCACCCACACATGTagcagcaacaaaaaaaaaagaaaagaaagaaagatcttacaaaattctggagcagattataaagaagtcaatctgtaaacaccttgaaatcaatgcagtgattactagaagccaacatggatttgtcaggaacaaatcctgtcagactaatttgatctcattttttgataggataacctcccttgtggactgtgggaatgctgtggacgtcatatatcttgacttcagcaaagcttttgacaaagtaccacatgacattctgattaacaaactagctaaaagtgggctagatggaacaactattaggtggatccacagttggctacagaatcggactcaaagagtatttatcaatggaaccttctcaaactggggagaggcaacgagtggggtgccgcagggctcagtcctgggcccagtgctcttcaacatttttattaatgatttggacgaggaggtgcagggaacgctgatcaaatttgcagatgagacaaaattgggtgggatagctaataccctggaagacagaaacaaacttcaaagtgatcttgataggctggagtgctgggctgaaaacaacagaatgaaatttaatagggataaatgccaagttctacatttagggaatagaaaccaaatgcacagttacaagatgggggacacttggctcagcaatactacaaacgagaaagatcttggaattgttgtagatcacaagctgaatatgagccaacagtgcgatatggctgcaagaaaggccaatgctattttgggctgcattaatagaagtatagcttccaaatcacgtgaggtactggttcctctctattcggccctggttaggcctcatctagagtattgcgtccagttctgggctccacaattcaagaaggacgcagacaagctgaagcgtgttcagaagagggcaaccaggatgatcagaggtctagaaacaaagccctatgaagagagactgaaagaactgggcatgtttagcctggagaagagaagattgaggggagacatgacagcactcttcaaatacttaaaaggttgtcacacagaggagggccaggatctcttctcgatcctcccagagtgcaggacacggaataacggactcaagttaaaggaagccagattctggctggacatcaggaaaaacttcctgactgttagagcagtgtgacaatggaatcagctacctagggaggttgtgggctctcccacactagaggcattcaagaggcagctggacaaccatctgtcagggatactttagggtggattcctgcattgagcagggggttggactcgatggccttgtaggccccttccaactctgctattctatgattctgtgattctatgaattttggAAAGATTCTTACTAACTAGTATCTACAGGGAAGAaagttccacagttggggagcaACTACTGAGTACCTCTCTGTGTGTTGCAACCATCATGATTTGTGCTGTTGGTTTATTTTAGAAAACGCAATGGGATTCAGGATAAGGAAGTGATCTCTTAAGACCTGGGTTATTAGTTCTGCAGTTTCTGCTTGGTGGTGCTAGAAAAGATGGCTATTTGTATAGTTCAgtattgacccagttcacatgacacaacagcctgcCATGGCTTAATTTAGCCGCGGGGATGTTGTGTCATTCGGGTGTCTGCTAGTGCCCCTGTTTGCCATGTCTTGCAAACTCAGCGTTGTGGCCTGCTTGAGAGGGTAGACAATCCCCAATTAACCCTAAAATAAGCtatgggctatttatttattttatttataagatTTTTATACGGCTCCATATCTAAggcagattccagagcagtgaacataaaggtaaaacaaaaagatgaaaataccatattaaaattgttcttttaaaaacagaataccaataaaataccaataaaaccatggctggtcaataAAGGGATGTTTCTTGGAATAGGactgtttttaggaggtgccgaAAGCAACAAGTATTGGTGTACCtatctgacctccaggggcacaGAGTTACAAAGaaaaggagccaccacactgaaggctcttctccaggtggactccagttgggccaaaggtccatgtggaactgcCAGGACCATGCCCTTAGATGACTGGGCAGGTTAGTaagagagaaggcactctctcaggcatTCTGGCTCCAAATTGTTTAGGTCTTTGCACACTAGTGTACACTTTATACACATGATGCCGGGTtcccatgacatgacaagctatgAACGTGCTGCTGCTTgtgtattcaaaatggcagctggtgtGTTCCGCTAAGCCCCACATGGAAATTAATCCAtggtggtttagcattatgtatgaacaggcccatagtcttGAGGCATTGGAGACCAAGGTTTTGATATTGGAGACCAACGTTGAAGTTtgacttggatggctttacaCATTCACTTTTATACTTCTTTTGTTCATGTATGGTGGCCcccaagggttgtatccaatgttagatcatttcaatggatctactctaagtagcatAGTAACATGGGATGCAAGCCCCACACAAAAACGTGTACATGCGAAGTTGGATACCACTCCTTATTTTACTTTTTCATTTACAGTGCCAGTGAAAAGTGCCTCAGGGACTTGCTCTTCACTGGTACATTATGTAGAATCACATCAGTAACATATCAGCATGAACATCCCTCTGTGATGAAGGGCAACATGCAGAAAATAGTCCAAAAGTATACATGCAAAACTGCCCTGAAGCAAAGCTTTAAAGAAGCCTAGACCTATCATGCTTGAAAACTACATCTTGATCAAAAATTAACCCATTCAAGAACATGCAAATCTGACCTTGGAATTCCTGTAGAACTTTAAGTAAATGTGCCAAGTTTCTTCTGACATatttcttttgcttcttttttaattggaaaactgTACATTGAtagcattttttatattttaataaatcCTTGTATATGCCTAAGCACTGCACTTCTGTACATTATCAGTCTCTGTAAACTGTTATTAGAAGTTATGTCTACAGGAGCACCTGAGGAAGACTTTTCATAGTCGAAATGGAATCACACCATGGATCCATAGACTAGCAATATAACTGATATTGTTGTCTTTAAAAATTGACTGACTGTCTATAATTGATTTGGCTATTTTGAAAATCCATTTATCATAATTGTAACATCAAGTATTATGAactttgcaaaaataataattaactgGGACAATGTGGTGTTGTCAGTGTTTGTTTTGAATTCATTTTAATTAGAGACAGTAATTAGACTCATATTGTCCTGTCTTCCTTCCCAGTCTCTGCTTTTCTTTAATTATCAGCTGGGATGCCagcattttgcttctttcttgCCTTGTCTGGAGTAGTTTCCATGAGGTTCACTGTAGTGTCTTGGGATGGCTATTAAAATCTTTCTGCGAAACTGTTCAATGCCTTAATGGAGTCGATATCTTTATTGTTTGATTGATCAACAGAAATGTTGAAAATGAATATAACCAGCCTTCCGTTTTCATTACAACTGTAGGATCCTACAACATTAATTTCAAGGTAGCTAAAGGATATCTAGCAGCTGCAGAAATGTCTGGAATCTCGGGAGTCATTATGATTTGAGCAGCCTTGAATTTGTTCCAGCTGTGGTCTAGTGTAGTGCATCTAGAGTCTGCATTTTACTAATCAAGAGAATCCATCTTTTCAGAATTTCTTTAACATCAAATGGAACAATATGTGTGAATTTTGTACCACCACATTATGTATCATTTTAATAGCTAGTCTTCAATACAAATATTATATATCATATTTTTGCTATATATTTCAATCGTTTATGTTAGATGGGGTATACTTTCTGTATACCAGAGTCACTACCCTACCAGAACTGCACAAGCCTTGCTTTGATGTCACAGAAGATTGAGTGAAGTAGTATCCTTGGGATAAAGCTTAGAAAGGTTTGAAATCCACTACTCACTCTCAATGCCTGCCTTGTTGGCCTAATTTAGATTGTAATATTTTTCTCTGTCCAGGACAGTGAACTTCTCTGTTATGTTCAGCACCTTGCACACCATTGATACTGTATTAATGTTTATTGTTATTATAGTTTGAATTTATGAATTACTTCCTGCTGCAAAAAGCACTTTCAAAACAATTTCCACAAGtgcagaaatccataattaatataatagAAAAAAAGAACCAAAATCAGCACAatgatacaaatacaaataaacactGTAAAAACACAATCTACAA
Protein-coding regions in this window:
- the LOC134402116 gene encoding A-kinase anchor protein 4-like encodes the protein MAKEINWLQSQAGLCKVDLYSPNGQSDQDRKVICFVDVSSLNTKDNDKRRRPVPPNPSVDLRNLDEKEVIVIKDNEQDNQTNTEGAVCLFKQGSSEEVNVVSWLSNDLHKYAVGFQHALTPSGPRKSAHESPALDRMSQSSDTSFRGSGSQRGDDLSYYVNKLCSLVVQMAHKEMKDKFENSGRCIRQSINPRGSNSKIGDDYGKLSPKSSHDDPRKASLFYGEMSNQANQNGYRQGSDRQMLERKQSGQDDGSVSKGLMVYANQVASDMMFSFMKTMKVQKGKHPPPACVVLKKVLLKHTRDVISDLIDSTMKNLHNVTGVLMTDSDFVNTVKKNLFNAGTQKSTEILEAMVKRLFKALAGDDRKSQSLAFTALKTGAHSDSRSQGLQFASLKSEMHGQGGCRGNGQMRPLPSGSKGSDKHCSMDVYAKDLIVTALMLIQQHLLEKNKDQGVRETNTTSFGYVHDRAGGSKYGSRPGARQDAHLESQKGDISSILLSIIQKVLREAGFADDSCSDRGYKQPPIAESRPQRALSKSNGGPDMYDNMEQINKQFIDQLVESVMKLCLLMANGSDSDGRYNGKPLGHGGSEVIVNNQNCNNSAQNKELQAVLQWLVASQFNVPNLTFMNEQDGELSKLPQLADKAAKKGYSVGDIVQEVMRYYEKQQMDAMSGHMPRSGLVDWLLVNL